atactAAGGAACTCAGCTCTTCAGGTATTCCTGGTCCACAAGAAATTCCCGCAGGCTCTTTTTCATTAAGGCAGTGAAATTTGTACCTATTTTGAACAAGGATATTTTTGTGCAAGTGTTATATTATGAGCTGACCACTGACATAAGAATTCCAGATTTAATTTATTAGCAGATTAGTTACCACCACTGTAAATTCCCAGTATTATCACTGATCTACCCAAGTGCATGTACATACATGTGTCGTACACCAAAAGACACGGAAAAGATTTGGCAGAAGGTAAACTTAGGTAGAATAGCCGATTTATTCACTTATATGGCTGATGTTTAACTTGAACCTGAGAAATGTTGCCCAAATAGAGGATGATGATGAATGTGCCAAACCCCAAATTACTCAAATATTTGTAGAGACTAATGAACATCATGAGTTAGTATCAGAAGCTATGAAAAGTTTCAAGTCATGTCAGAATGATAGCATTTCAAAGGAAGTTTATTACTTGCTTAAAAGAGTCAATATGCATACAGATATTATTCCACAGCATATTCTTTATTTTCACTTAAACACAAATTCTTAGAACTTGACACTAGATACTAAATCTaagtacattttcatttctggGTATATGTTATGCTACAACCTGGGAAGTAATAATACAGTCATCTAGAAAATAGATATTTATGATGAACAGTGGATACAATCTAAattggaaaaaatcaaaacacatttcATGAAGAATAAGTGACAACCTAAAACGTAATAGTTTTTCCTAATTTAGTTGTAATATAAACCATACACAATTCAAATACAAACATGCAGTATatgatgctggggaaaaaaagactgaagaattTGTGTAATTCAATTAATTTGCACAAAAGATACAATAAAGATGTGAATTACTTTACAATTAGCAAACATATACcatcaaaattattatttaagaatgtacttaaaagaaaaagttttaaagtttatttcCGCATTAGCATGTTAGATTCCTATTGTtggatttaaaaaatcaaaatctcaAATGGGAGGTTAACTGCTTGCTGCACAACATAAGATGCAATTACTATAATATGCCATAGTAGTTGAACTTCTAAGGAAAAAAGAGCTTTGTATAAACAGTCTGTACAAATAACTAAACTAAAAACAAACAGACTTCCAGGATAGATGTGACAAATGTTGAGatataaacaaaggaaaatatgcCAAGTGAAGCGAAGTGTTAAATCCGCTATATAAAACATTATGTCTGTTTATCACTCATCTCATTCATCCCTGAATCTTCATTTGAGCTCTGTATTTCAGCAAGGTGATTCCCAGATTCTGTGTGGGTGTCTGGTACCGGGTCACTGGGTCCAGCACGAGTATCTGAAGTAGATGCTGCAGCTGATTCAGCAGTGCACTCTTCTCCCTGCATCTTAGCTAGCCTGTAACTAGTCAGCATCTCTTCCAGAAGGTGGCGGTAGTTCCCCCTATGATTAATTCTCATTTGCCTGAGTGCTTCCACCAATTTTCCCTGTGTTCCACTTTCCTCGGCTTCGCCagggtcctttttttttaagattcaagACCCCAAAAAAATCAGTAGTTAAACTAGGATATTTTCTAacgacatttaaaaaaaaaaaacaaaacccacacaatttTTCTGACTGAGAAAACATCAGCTTTGCTCTATTTGAATCTAAAACACCTTATGAGCAACATACATCTTAGAACAGTATCATCCATGTTTGTCCACTTTATACAACATAATAATTTAAGAAATGATACCTATTACAACagtgtttttaataatttcaatttattttgagCCAGACAGTGTCAACATGGTACCTCATCCCAATTAATTCCATCTTGGTTCAAATTGTCTTTCAATGAATATAGCTGATATTCCCCACAACTGCCGTCAGTTGTCAgtgaaaaatttgaaaatttaagCTTCTTTAGCCATCAggtcaatatttttaattgtgaATTTCTGCACAGCCAATAGCAACACAGTCCTGTGAAAAACTTACTAAGGAGAATAGATAACTCTACTGCTAGCAGTTTCGTTGAAGCATCACATCAAAATAAATGCTCAAAGTGTCTTATAAAACAATCCCTCTACATTAAAGACTAATTTTTGCATGCATGATCCTGCTATGAAAGAATCACGCAGCTACCTATCAGGACCAGAAGTGGTGGTGTTTGAACAATTATTTTTGGCAGATGCGCGTATTGGCTAGAAAAATTAACAGGTAGAACAGCTATTCAAAGTAAAATCTATCAACCTACAGCACAAAACCTGAGTAATAAGCACTGACTAAGGAATGGAGGTCTCCTCTGCAAACCACCTATTTGGCTACaagctttcagctgaaaaaagtttttgttgctgttttttcgtttggttggttttttttttttttgcaatagacTTGAGCACCTATTACAGTGCTGAGATTGATACTAGATATTTTAACTCTCAGGTGTTAAAGCAGTACTGTTGCTTTAAGGGAAtagcacattttaaattattaatatctAGCAAGTTATCAAGCTAGACAAATGGAACTGTATCTCTGGAAGCGGGCAGATTTTGCAATACATTAGAGGCAAAATCCAGACTGCCTTTTTCTCATGCTGACCTCATTTCATTGTCATCTAGTCCAAAAGCTTCATAAACTACAAGTATTGCAGTCACTCACTTACAAGCTTAATAGCAGCATTAAGACAATATCTTGGGTTCAGTAGGATTTTGGATGCTGTAATGTTCCTGGAATAGAAGCCCCAAGACTGATTAGCAGAATCTAAGTTAAAAAAGGGACAATT
The genomic region above belongs to Calonectris borealis chromosome 3, bCalBor7.hap1.2, whole genome shotgun sequence and contains:
- the PPM1B gene encoding protein phosphatase 1B isoform X11, producing MSIVLVCFSNAPKVSDEAVKKDAELDKYLESRVEEIMEKSGEEGMPDLAHVIRILTAENIPNLPPGGGLAGKRNIIEAVYSRLNPHRENEGDPGEAEESGTQGKLVEALRQMRINHRGNYRHLLEEMLTSYRLAKMQGEECTAESAAASTSDTRAGPSDPVPDTHTESGNHLAEIQSSNEDSGMNEMSDKQT